A genomic window from Methylorubrum extorquens includes:
- a CDS encoding flagellar hook protein FlgE — translation MDVFSALQTAVSGLKAQSFSLSNISGNIANSQTTGYKRIDTSFVDMLVDGDAKSQTAGSVGAFSELTNSIQGNKVSTGVSTNMALDGQGFFAVRKKTTDTGGGEAFSTANLYTRRGDFAPDKDGYLVNSAGAYLVGASLDPVTGQTNGTGPIKISNAIIPAKPTTTLTYSANLPKSPATTNAASTQGLLSAFTDGTDARVTPTNGRTGGTVSQTNAQSFIDNSIAGPALTVYTASGAPVSVQSRWAKVAAADTATGTSDTWNLFTADKTSVTGNQSSWTNIGQAFTFSPSGQMTAPTGKTVPISNLTVDGVNVGEVTLDLSGGLTQYAAASGTVTTNDLKQNGYASGTLNSVEVGENGIISGKYSNGSVIGLARVEVAQFVNPDGLKPDSMGNYQQTVASGEAISGLKDSTVVGANVEQSNTDIAAEFSKMIVTQQAYSANTRVMSTAQTMISDLLNVIR, via the coding sequence ATGGACGTCTTTTCCGCGCTTCAGACCGCGGTTTCGGGCCTGAAGGCGCAGTCCTTCTCGCTGAGCAACATCTCGGGCAACATCGCGAACTCGCAGACGACCGGCTACAAGCGCATCGATACAAGCTTCGTCGACATGCTCGTCGACGGCGACGCGAAGAGCCAGACCGCGGGCTCGGTCGGTGCCTTCTCGGAGCTCACCAACTCGATCCAGGGCAACAAGGTCTCGACCGGCGTCTCCACCAACATGGCGCTCGACGGCCAGGGCTTCTTCGCGGTTCGCAAGAAGACCACCGATACCGGCGGCGGCGAGGCCTTCTCCACCGCCAACCTCTATACTCGCCGCGGCGATTTCGCCCCGGACAAGGACGGTTACCTCGTCAACAGCGCGGGCGCCTACCTCGTCGGCGCGAGCCTCGACCCGGTCACCGGCCAGACCAACGGCACCGGTCCGATCAAGATTTCGAACGCGATCATCCCGGCCAAGCCGACGACGACGCTCACCTACTCGGCCAACCTGCCCAAATCCCCCGCCACGACCAACGCCGCTTCGACGCAGGGCCTGCTCTCCGCCTTCACCGACGGGACCGACGCGCGGGTGACGCCGACCAACGGCCGGACCGGCGGCACCGTCTCCCAAACCAATGCGCAGAGCTTCATCGACAACAGCATCGCCGGACCGGCCCTGACCGTCTACACCGCCTCCGGTGCCCCCGTGAGCGTTCAGAGCCGGTGGGCGAAGGTGGCCGCCGCCGACACCGCGACCGGCACGAGCGACACCTGGAACCTGTTCACCGCCGACAAGACCAGCGTCACCGGCAACCAGTCGAGCTGGACCAATATCGGCCAGGCCTTCACCTTCAGCCCCAGCGGGCAGATGACCGCCCCGACCGGGAAGACGGTTCCGATCAGCAATCTGACCGTCGACGGCGTCAATGTCGGCGAGGTCACCCTCGATCTCAGCGGAGGCCTCACGCAATACGCCGCAGCCTCCGGCACCGTGACGACCAACGACCTCAAGCAGAACGGCTACGCCTCTGGCACGCTGAACTCCGTCGAAGTCGGCGAGAACGGCATCATCAGCGGCAAGTACTCCAACGGCTCGGTGATCGGGCTGGCCCGGGTCGAGGTGGCGCAGTTCGTCAATCCCGACGGGCTGAAACCGGATTCGATGGGCAACTACCAGCAGACCGTCGCCTCGGGCGAGGCCATCAGCGGGCTCAAGGATTCGACCGTGGTCGGGGCAAACGTCGAGCAGTCGAATACGGACATTGCCGCGGAATTTTCGAAGATGATCGTTACCCAACAGGCCTACTCTGCCAACACCCGGGTGATGTCGACGGCGCAGACGATGATCTCCGATCTCTTGAACGTCATCCGCTGA
- the flgK gene encoding flagellar hook-associated protein FlgK encodes MALDAFSTATAGLRVTQAQIGVVSQNIANVGTAGYVRRTLSPITSGSGNAGVATGTVARALDAAALKQLRAESSGAAYTSLMSKTRTQLDTLYGRPGDASALDGVFNNFTLSLQTLAANPTSTAARATVLSAANDVATRIGSAANGVQALRSGLESQLASDTEKASGLLAQLAKLNTRIVATATGDASRPELEDQRDQALTSLSGLIDINAVPQSDGSVSVLTSSGVTLLDRSNAASLRFDARGTLSANALYATDPSQSGVGTIVASTPGGGKIDLLGSGAIRSGSIAAAIELRDTVLPQAQRQLDDLAAGLSRAMSDRLATGTAPTDGTKGGFDIDLTGLSAGNAITLTVQDGSGKQRNLILMPSYQNPAPAIPAGATDDANATVIPFTIRRPDATPARTADEIRGAITAALGGGYTVSSVPGGEAGAMRILSSGGATLIAASASVTQVTSASDIKGSTTQLPLFVDGASATLYTGSFDGGSQLTGFAQRIAVNPAVVGSAGSLVGITGTGVSSGIGDGTRPQALFTALTGAQRLFSSSSGISGIDAPTRSSVADFVQGVISVQGAAAAAAQDLDEGQSIALSTAQGRFASASGVNIDEEMSNLIALQQAYAANARVLTAARDMIDTLLRI; translated from the coding sequence TTGGCCCTCGACGCGTTCAGCACGGCCACCGCCGGCCTGCGGGTCACGCAGGCTCAGATCGGGGTCGTCTCGCAGAACATCGCCAATGTCGGCACCGCCGGCTATGTCCGGCGCACGCTCTCTCCGATCACGTCGGGCTCGGGGAATGCGGGCGTCGCCACCGGCACGGTCGCGCGGGCGCTCGACGCGGCCGCGCTCAAGCAGCTCCGCGCCGAAAGCTCGGGGGCGGCCTACACCTCGCTGATGTCGAAGACCCGCACGCAGCTCGACACGCTCTACGGGCGGCCCGGAGACGCCTCGGCGCTCGACGGGGTGTTCAACAACTTCACGCTCTCGCTTCAGACCCTGGCCGCCAACCCGACATCGACGGCCGCACGGGCGACGGTGCTCAGCGCGGCCAACGACGTCGCCACGCGCATCGGCAGCGCCGCCAACGGGGTGCAGGCCCTGCGCTCGGGGCTGGAATCGCAACTCGCCAGCGACACCGAGAAGGCCAGCGGCCTGCTCGCGCAGCTGGCCAAGCTCAACACCCGCATCGTCGCGACTGCGACCGGCGACGCGAGCCGCCCCGAACTGGAGGATCAGCGCGACCAAGCGCTCACCAGCCTGTCGGGCCTCATCGACATCAACGCCGTCCCCCAGAGCGATGGCAGCGTGAGCGTGCTGACCAGCTCGGGCGTCACCCTGCTCGATCGCTCCAACGCCGCCTCGCTCCGCTTCGATGCCCGCGGCACGCTCTCGGCCAACGCGCTCTATGCCACCGACCCGTCGCAGAGCGGCGTCGGCACCATCGTCGCGTCGACGCCCGGTGGCGGCAAGATCGACCTGCTCGGCTCCGGGGCGATCCGCTCCGGCTCGATCGCCGCTGCAATCGAGCTGCGCGATACGGTGTTGCCGCAGGCCCAGCGCCAGCTCGACGACCTCGCGGCGGGGCTGTCGCGCGCAATGTCCGACCGTCTGGCCACCGGCACGGCCCCCACCGACGGCACCAAGGGGGGCTTCGACATCGACCTGACCGGTCTTTCGGCCGGCAACGCCATCACCCTGACGGTACAGGACGGGAGCGGCAAGCAGCGCAATCTCATCCTGATGCCCTCCTATCAGAATCCGGCCCCCGCAATTCCCGCCGGCGCCACAGACGACGCGAACGCCACGGTAATCCCGTTCACGATCCGGCGGCCCGATGCGACCCCCGCCCGCACCGCGGACGAGATCCGCGGCGCGATCACCGCGGCGTTGGGCGGGGGATACACGGTGTCGAGCGTGCCGGGCGGCGAGGCCGGCGCGATGCGCATCCTCTCGAGCGGGGGGGCCACCCTGATCGCGGCGAGCGCCAGCGTGACGCAAGTCACCTCGGCGAGCGACATCAAGGGCTCCACCACGCAGCTTCCGCTCTTCGTCGACGGCGCCTCCGCCACGCTCTACACCGGCTCCTTCGACGGCGGCTCGCAGCTCACGGGCTTCGCACAGCGCATCGCCGTGAATCCCGCGGTGGTCGGCAGCGCCGGAAGCCTCGTCGGCATCACCGGGACGGGCGTGTCGAGCGGAATCGGCGACGGGACCCGGCCGCAGGCGCTGTTCACCGCGCTGACGGGGGCCCAGCGTCTCTTCTCCTCGTCGAGCGGCATCAGCGGCATCGACGCCCCGACGCGGTCGAGCGTCGCCGACTTCGTCCAGGGCGTCATCTCGGTGCAGGGCGCGGCGGCGGCGGCGGCGCAGGATCTCGACGAGGGACAAAGCATCGCCCTCTCGACGGCGCAGGGGCGCTTCGCTTCCGCCTCGGGCGTCAACATCGACGAGGAGATGTCGAACCTGATCGCGCTCCAGCAGGCCTACGCGGCCAACGCCCGCGTGCTCACCGCCGCCCGCGACATGATCGACACCCTACTCAGGATCTAG
- a CDS encoding response regulator: MSDTLPILIVDDQPKLLRLIIELMTRLGFPDVEGVSDAAEALVRMRERRYALVISDLTMEPMDGLQLLREIRADDSLMNTPFILTESSFDFEDINHAHVAGADAFILKPFDINLLKTKLKQVLNRKPRRREAPLPSESTLSQEFPLLGKF, from the coding sequence ATGAGCGACACGCTTCCCATCCTCATCGTCGATGACCAGCCCAAGCTCCTGCGGCTGATCATCGAGCTGATGACCCGCCTCGGTTTCCCGGACGTCGAGGGCGTATCGGACGCAGCCGAGGCCCTCGTCCGTATGCGGGAGCGCCGCTACGCCCTCGTCATTTCCGATCTCACCATGGAGCCGATGGACGGGCTTCAGCTCCTGCGCGAGATCCGGGCCGACGACAGCCTGATGAACACGCCCTTCATCCTCACCGAGTCCTCGTTCGACTTCGAGGACATCAACCACGCCCACGTCGCGGGCGCCGACGCCTTCATCCTCAAGCCGTTCGACATCAACCTCCTGAAGACGAAGCTGAAACAGGTGCTCAACCGCAAGCCGCGCCGCCGCGAGGCGCCGCTGCCTTCCGAATCGACGCTGAGCCAGGAATTTCCGCTGCTCGGCAAGTTCTGA
- a CDS encoding DUF4167 domain-containing protein, whose translation MRGRNRPKGPNPLTRSYESNGPDVKIRGTAQHIADKYAQLARDALASGDPVAAENYFQHGEHYFRIITGAQEPGRPQVTQGYARNGFDEDEEGDDETGQGQGAEGGRQGLGYGTDEYGDPTQQPQPFERHDFDGRPQRNDRNDRNQRFQPRDQGRERNDRNDRGQRFEGNRQDYNRGEPRQDFRQDRQDRPERQDRSERQDRPERQDRQDYPRQDGPRQDYRQDRRQDYRQDFGQQPQEGRDNQGRDNQGRESQSRDNQGREPQGRENRRDAARFENGRGEFPEAPRQEPRQESRQEARQETRQEPRQDTRAEPAARSEAPPRSESPAPRRGRGRASEASRAAAAEAADPSALPAFLMTATRNPTPAPEAPAARSAPEPREAAPAAEVPSSDEDAPAPKPRRRRTRYKGPEDEAAPEKTDTPDAAE comes from the coding sequence ATGCGGGGTCGCAATCGGCCCAAGGGTCCGAATCCGCTGACGCGCTCCTACGAGTCGAACGGTCCCGACGTCAAAATTCGCGGCACCGCACAGCATATCGCCGACAAGTACGCGCAGCTTGCGCGCGACGCTCTCGCGAGCGGCGATCCGGTCGCCGCCGAGAACTACTTCCAGCACGGCGAGCACTATTTCCGGATCATCACCGGCGCTCAGGAGCCCGGCCGTCCGCAGGTCACGCAGGGCTATGCCCGCAACGGCTTCGACGAGGACGAGGAAGGCGACGACGAGACCGGTCAGGGCCAGGGCGCCGAGGGCGGTCGCCAGGGTCTCGGCTACGGCACCGACGAGTACGGCGACCCGACGCAGCAGCCGCAGCCGTTCGAGCGCCACGACTTCGACGGCAGGCCCCAGCGCAATGATCGCAATGATCGCAACCAGCGCTTCCAGCCCCGCGACCAGGGGCGCGAGCGCAACGATCGCAACGACCGGGGCCAGCGCTTCGAGGGCAACCGGCAGGATTATAACCGCGGCGAGCCGCGGCAGGACTTCCGTCAGGATCGCCAAGATCGGCCCGAGCGCCAAGATCGATCCGAGCGCCAGGACCGGCCTGAGCGCCAGGATCGTCAGGACTACCCCCGTCAGGACGGCCCGCGGCAGGATTACCGCCAGGACCGGCGTCAGGACTATCGGCAGGATTTCGGGCAACAGCCCCAAGAAGGCCGTGACAACCAAGGCCGTGACAACCAAGGCCGTGAATCTCAAAGCCGCGACAACCAAGGTCGCGAGCCGCAGGGTCGCGAGAACCGTCGCGACGCTGCCCGCTTCGAGAACGGTCGCGGCGAGTTCCCCGAGGCACCGCGTCAGGAGCCCCGCCAGGAATCGCGGCAAGAAGCACGGCAGGAAACAAGGCAAGAGCCGCGTCAGGACACCCGCGCCGAGCCTGCGGCACGGTCCGAGGCGCCCCCGCGTTCCGAAAGCCCGGCGCCGCGGCGTGGGCGCGGTCGTGCGAGCGAGGCCAGCCGCGCCGCTGCGGCCGAGGCCGCCGATCCGTCGGCGCTGCCCGCCTTCCTGATGACGGCGACCCGCAATCCTACGCCGGCCCCCGAGGCCCCGGCCGCGCGATCCGCGCCGGAGCCGCGCGAGGCGGCCCCTGCCGCCGAAGTGCCGTCGTCGGACGAGGACGCGCCCGCGCCGAAGCCCCGTCGCCGCCGGACCCGCTACAAGGGCCCCGAGGACGAGGCTGCTCCCGAGAAGACCGATACGCCGGACGCGGCCGAGTAA
- a CDS encoding BLUF domain-containing protein, with amino-acid sequence MKNKRTSLVHLIYFSRLTISNEPALRAKQIGDITRQAQKKNEFAVITSFLIIDQNFAIQVVEGERQSVNETFQRIAADSRHRDVQIVEWREIAKREFVSSFTTVSRTTANEPHFAKSGLLPMLQRGTPKGSAIHGLAVTLQAESMAKQGIDHLFV; translated from the coding sequence ATGAAGAACAAGAGGACGAGCCTCGTCCACCTGATCTACTTCTCACGCCTGACCATCTCGAACGAGCCGGCTCTGCGCGCCAAGCAGATCGGTGACATCACCCGTCAGGCTCAGAAGAAGAACGAGTTCGCCGTGATCACGAGCTTTCTGATCATCGACCAGAATTTCGCGATCCAGGTCGTCGAGGGCGAACGCCAGTCGGTCAACGAGACCTTCCAGCGGATTGCCGCCGATTCGCGCCACCGCGACGTGCAGATCGTCGAGTGGCGCGAGATCGCCAAACGGGAATTCGTCAGCTCCTTCACCACGGTGAGCCGCACGACCGCCAACGAGCCGCATTTCGCCAAATCCGGCCTTCTGCCGATGCTGCAGCGGGGCACGCCCAAGGGCAGCGCGATCCACGGCCTGGCCGTCACGCTCCAAGCCGAATCGATGGCCAAGCAGGGCATCGATCATCTGTTCGTTTGA